The following proteins are co-located in the Apium graveolens cultivar Ventura chromosome 5, ASM990537v1, whole genome shotgun sequence genome:
- the LOC141661069 gene encoding uncharacterized protein LOC141661069 — translation MAEFNGGSRGVLLTSVALAGKHVEISTVCSWCQMAEEDDMHILFQCCFARELWEKVGLAELVTVLPGDNVMTLLKRVRNGWVWNRINTSSFGVKARMFNMLEEWNRAREDMQKRTDSGSRTWRKPPEGWFKISVDVVCMLRTGQMGVGCVIRDECGHFMRARSQVVQGCLQSREVEVIGLREALLWIKNWRQSKCIFESDSKVLEEAVNGEGGQSYFHTIVDDCRDILKHFDKVLMMFVPRSANTVAHLLAKATYSMSGLQEWLFTAPEFIICNIASEEV, via the exons GTATGTTCGTGGTGTCAAATGGCTGAGGAGGATGATATGCATATTCTTTTTCAATGTTGTTTTGCTAGGGAATTGTGGGAAAAGGTTGGCCTTGCTGAACTGGTCACTGTTTTACCAGGGGATAATGTTATGACACTTCTAAAACGAGT GAGAAATGGCTGGGTTTGGAACCGTATAAATACCTCAAGTTTTGGAGTTAAGGCCAGGATGTTTAACATGTTAGAAGAATGGAACCGTGCAAGGGAAGATATGCAAAAAAGAACAGATTCTGGTAGTCGAACATGGCGTAAACCCCCTGAAGGGTGGTTTAAGATCAGTGTAGATGTCGTGTGTATGTTAAGGACTGGGCAGATGGGAGTGGGATGTGTTATCCGAGATGAGTGTGGCCATTTTATGCGAGCTAGAAGTCAGGTGGTGCAGGGCTGTCTACAGTCAAGGGAAGTTGAGGTAATAGGCTTAAGAGAAGCCTTACTGTGGATAAAGAATTGGCGACAAAGTAAGTGTATCTTCGAGAGTGATTCTAAGGTTTTGGAGGAAGCTGTTAATGGAGAGGGTGGACAATCTTATTTTCATACGATTGTTGATGATTGTAGAGATATTCTTAAACACTTTGATAAAGTGTTAATGATGTTTGTCCCTAGGTCTGCGAATACGGTAGCACACTTGTTAGCAAAAGCTACGTATTCTATGTCAGGTCTTCAAGAGTGGTTATTTACTGCTCCAGAATTTATTATTTGTAATATTGCTTCTGAGGAAGTTTAA